The genomic stretch ATTTCTTTCGGATAAAGGCAGTGATGGATATCAATGAAGTGGTAAAATGCACTGTTTTTATGCTTCTTTCATGGTTAAGACCTTAAGTGCTTTGCAATGTCTCTGTTTTCATTGTAAGTTACTGCAGATCTCAAATGTTGTCATAAATAGCTTATCAGTTTGAATTTAAGTCTTCTTTCACGAGTCTGCTGATCAagatcatgtttttattttgtaaaataaaaattcctaaattcctcctCTTACATAACTGTCAATGATGCTGGCTGGAAGATATCACTTGTGCTGTCTTGACGTTGGATCTTAACTTTTGTGTCTGTAGATCAGCGGTCTTGAGAGTGATGCTAAAGAGATCACGAGTTTGCTGGAGAAATGTGAACGACAGCGTGTGAAGGACGTGTTAATACAAGAGCAGAAGAAGATCGAGAAAGAGCTCACACACAAGAGACAAATAAAAGAGCAACAAGCCAAAAAAGACTCTGGAGAGACTAGAGATACAGCACTTAAGGGATACACCGTGAAAATTAATAACTACGGTGTGTGTTCATATCTGTAGACACTCATCTTTGATCTAAATGTAAtggttcttaaactgggggGTGTGAAATTGTGCCAGGGGGACCCCAGTATTgggacattttataaaatgcattaaaatatgctCAAATCTGTGCtaattttaagttttagaatgttttatgtcattgaTTTCTTTGGCGGGGGGCACAAAGGGATGCAcgccgaaaaagtttgagatgTGCATTAACTCTCCTATTAAGAGCCCGTTTAAATGTCattgtttttcttatttaggGTGGGACCAATCtgaaaaatttgtcaaaatCTACATCACACTAAAAGGGGTACATACAATTCCAGCTGAAAATGTTGAGACCAGTTTCACAGAGAGGTACGTTGAATGAATTATAGCATTTTTGTCAATCATGGAAACATACAGTTCTGTGTCAACATCTGTATAATTATTTCTCaatctctttattagaatacaacctaAAAATACTGAAAATTTTATGTAGTAGTAAAAACACATTCAAGTTTAAGTGTgaagtatttagtgtgacctttCCTTACACCTGAGCAATAGCAAGAACCTGCAGGCTCTATTAAACTTAATTCAATGAAATCCTTATTCTAAATCTATTGCAGTGATTTAAGGACTTTTAAAGAGTTCGAGATGTGTTTAGAGCCAAGAGAAGTCAGACTCAATACTGATGTTTGCCAGAAGAAGCCATTTTGTTCTGAAAATTGTggaatttttacattttgtatacatatcttttgtttgtatcgAGTAAAAACGAAATATGGATGGTCATTAAACCATCTATTCTAAAACATCAAAGGTGGTGGCAGCCTACAGTACTGTTATAATTGTTGTACTAGTTTGCTTTTTGCCTATGATTTCTGAAAAGTAAGTTGTGATTTATACTATGCCTTGCCTAGACCAAACCTCTCTGTCAATGTCAAGTTACACCTAATCTAAATTCTTATAGATTAAGCATATCTAACGCTCTACAATGTATATGGTATTCTCAATGCTAAAGTACACATTGCTCTTTTGTTTTTCCAGAGGTTTCATTGTTCTTGTCAAAGATCTGGATGGAAAGAACCATCAAATGACAGTCAACAACCTTTTATATCCCATCGTTGTAACAGAGAGCAGTAAAAAGGTTAGTCATCTCCTatattattgttgttttataATGTATTCGAATATTGAttgttttttatgcatttggtagatgAATAAAAACACTGTTGTGAATGGGTTTTGTTTACAGATTAAAACAGACATGGTTCTTATCATGTGCAAGAAGAAGTCAACAAAGAAATGGGACTGTCTGACACAAGTAGAAAAACAATCTAAAGAGAAAGAGTAagttaagtaagggataatgtagaggcagccggtagttattgggaaataagccccgacagtgtgatcaggacccgacgcgaagcggagggtcttgtatcacactgaaggggcttatttcccaataactaccggctgcctctacattatcccgcttattacacggctacttgccacataagaaaaaaaactgaacatgaatatgaatttgaaacattttatttgtatatttgttttaaattaacatttttatccttccgcgaaactttgcacagatgcataaaatgatcgtaataccttattaagatgctctgcttcatacttgtctgtctccatttttttctctttaaccagtctttgagaagttttaatgcccattctgtatttttttgtgtgttggcttcgtagctgtcatgctctattttgtcaagttcagtctccgTAAGCTCTCCGTGTCTTGTCGtagttgtcgagtgtttgtcacaagatggcgccaaacagacagtaatctttattgatctttagtggcgcggagcgattttactcgtgcaagtagtccggctatgcgttattattttggagcggttattatttgaaaagaacgaacctgcaaatgtctcaactgaccaatcagaatcaagcattccagagagccgtgtaataataattaataattgaACACAGGCCTAGTCTCTACtatgtctttatttatttttttaaagtgtataaaAGCTAGATTATAAGTTTACTTTTACAGAATTACTTGTacaaagaaattatatttttatatgtatATTAATATCTGGTACTAATTATGCACTACAAAACGGCAGAATGTATAAATTGTAAGATACATAAACAATTCTAGTATAATTTGTTGATTAAGACTTTTTTCATGCAAACTTGTCATGTTTATCTCAACATGTCAATAATGTAGTAGTTGTGTATGAGCACAAGCAGCTCAATAGTTTCTGTAGCTCACCTAAAGCATTACATTTGTAATGCAAAGGTCATGCATTTGATCCCAGAGAACACACATACAAAATattcaatgcactgtaagtcgccaAACGTCtgaataaatgcataaatgtaaaagtaaTATAATGATATCATGTGTACAATAACTGTAAAATGCATTGCCATCTGTAATGCTCCAGCTATCTTTCGACATTGTTTGCCAATAGAAATTTTGTATAATGTCAAAGTCTGAAAAGGTAATTGCATGGTGACTTGTCTTGCAGCAAACCTAATATGGATGAGAATGCTGATCCAAGTGCGGGGCTGATGAATGTGCTAAAGAAGATCTACACCGATGGAGATGATGAGATGAAGCGTACTATCAACAAGGCCTGGGTTGAGTCTCAGGAGAAGAAGGCTAAAGGAGATGAGTTTGACTTCTCGGCTTGAGTCGGCTCCCTCATATGCTTTAACAACGAGCACCTCAGCTCGACTGCAATGTACATGTTATTCCAATATTTTGAagattattttatgtattttttttttacaatgttttgttaATGAATGATATGATCAAATGTTTCCATTCCTGTAGTTGTTTAGACAGCTGACATAATTTGATGTTGTTACATTTGTAATAGAGTCAACAAATGTTCGGTTCATTTTCAATCTGTTGCAATATTGCACCTGCAAGGACTGTATGCCTTCACaatgtaaaattaaaataaatgaaaaaacggaaaattaatttatcatCGCTGATTTTCATTGTGCCTATGCCTAATGACCCATAATTATATGAAATATTGCTGTTATATGAAATTAAGATGCATGAAAGATGAATTAAGTTATTAGATAGGAAACACTGCATCTAAAAACTCTGTAAAGCATATTGGACATTGAGGAAACTAGTGTTGGTTACATTCATTTTGATCATTTAAAACCTAAGATTAAATAAtactattataaaatataatctaTATTTTAAAGATTGGCGTTTTATAAACTACCATAATAAAACAGACGCCTTTCTTTGTTGTTTGCTATCCGCCAGAGGGCGCATGAAACCGCGAGTTTATCTGTTCATCTTTCATTCAGACATGACGTCATTTTTCTTTATCCTTGCGATGTAAATACATTGTATGAGACcttatgtttatttgtttatttatttattctaagtttttgctttttattttttttcaatgatTGCCTTTCTATCCTTCTTTATACTTATTGTATCTATGTCATCCAAGATTGTTTGATACTGTATCAGTATTTTTGTGTTCTAattgcataaaaaaaataataataaaaaaaatacattgtgtgagtaaaacaacaacaacaacaaaaaaacacagtgTGTGTAATTTAATTTACATGTATTATCATGCTTTTCGTCTTCACACAAATTAGTATATTACTCTTCATGCCATTGTTACTGTATCATATTTgagatgtgacatgtttgttttatcctgcaataaaaaaaatgtaagagattttttttatgagATTGAAAGTGTTTTATATGTCTGATAAACATCTGGATACTACTGTATGATGtaatacagtataaaacaaaaCGCTCGCGCTGTGTCATGTCATCAGTGTGTCGTCTTTTTGCGCAGTATGAAGTGTGTTGTTGGCATAAAACATGAATCAACTCTTACGCAGTTTGTGCTTTGTATGACCCATAATAGATGGTGCAAAGCTGACTTGACGATGCTTACCAAGTATTCACATTTAAATCATTTCATAGGCTAGTATCTCCCTGTAAATGGATAATagaaaataaatactgtaaataaagaCACCATCATCATTCAATCACCGCTGACGCGATTATAAACCTCTGGATGACTTGCATTGaggttttcattcatttttccAAGGCACTTCCATGCGAGTCTCTATGATCTTTGATTGCATCTCCACCAACCAACCACGTTCTTTTTTTTCTTCCGGCCCCGCCCTCCAGCCCGCctgtgtccgtgacgtcacggACCGTTTATATACTGCGAGCATGCAGTTTCTGGGCATGTTTGACTCACAGGACTGGAGAATTTCGCCCGGCAGGTTTTAGGACTCATACAAAGGAGTTTCCAGGGCGAAGGGTCTCTTTTAATGAATGGATACTGATTGTTTTACCACAGCGCAGCGtttttcctgtaaaatgatgaATCCGGATTTGTTCAAGCCGTCCCCGGACCGTCCTCAGGCGGCTCAACCAGCCGCCAAACCGAACCGGAGTAAAACCGAACACGTTAAGCCGGAGCTCGCGCAGGTGGTGGTGGACGCGAAAACCGGGAGATCGTACACTAAAGGAAAGCTTTTGGGAAAGGTATTTACACGTTCAATTGTGCTGACAAACACGTGTTTGTTTAACATGTTTGTTAATAAAGTGCTCGTTTTCATCACGTTCGTTGATATGCACAAACGTGGACGTTGCGCGGTGTGTCGGTCTCGTGCTTGTCTCGTGTGGGTTCGGATGCGCCTGAACCACTGGACCATTAACTCGCCCAGCCCGTGTGTTCTCGAACCTACCTGCTTGATGCGgattctgtttttttattttattttatttttattgccaaTAGCACACCTTTGCATTCAGAATCAAATGCACGTGGATGTATTTCAtaagatttgtttttaaatattaatttttttttttgacacgAAAAGGTTAATGgatgaattaaatgaatggcaGGGATGCTGCAGTGCTCATGATCAAACCAGCCAATGAACAGACTGTTCACCATGATCAACCATGCAAAGCGATGCTCTTGTGTGTTTTCTTTATATGTTAAGTCTCGTATAAATGCCAGTGTTTAAATTGCTGCATCATTGTGTTGTAAGGAGGGGTTGCTCGAGTGGGATATCAAATACGTCATTCCTTTGTATATGTGCTGGAACACATTGGCCCTGTGTAAAAAAATGTGCCTGTCTAGACAGGGTTTTATGTTTTCAAACATAGACATCACCTGTAATCTTCCAGAATTATTGGCTTTAAGACGCATCAATTGTCGAAGCATCTGCAGCATCACCTTAAGACATAACTGCAGCATTTTGGCACGTTCTCATGGCTTCGTGCTTGCTTTTTTTTAGGGTGGGTTTGCACGCTGTTATGAAATGACGGACCTTGCCAGCAACAAGATGTATGCAGTCAAGGTTATCCCACAAAGCAGAGTTTCAAAGCCACACCAGAGAGAAAAGGTAACTACATAATGGCTCCTCACAGAAATgcgcacacagatttatgtgtCTATTAATGACCTAAATAATAATTATCTATTGCATTCGTCCAACAGATCATTAATGAAATCGAGCTTCACAAGAGCCTCCATCACAAGCACGTAGTGAAGTTTTCTCATCATTTTGAGGACCAAGACAACATTTATATCTTCCTTGAACTTTGCAGCAGAAAGGTAAGTTGCTTTCACACATTTCGTATACTGCATAATGAAAGTGACATTAAATCTAATGGcacgttttatatttatttacagtCTTTGGCGCACATCTGGAAAGCCAGACATACGTTGACAGACCCCGAAGTGCGTTACTACCTCAAACAGATTATATCCGCTCTGAAATACCTCCACAACAAAGGCATCCTCCACAGAGACCTCAAACTAGGTATTTTTCGCACTTTTGATGCATAAACATTAAGTTTGTGTATGATTAATGCAAATGCTGACATTACGatacttcatttttttttaggtaACTTTTTCGTAAATGAAAATATGGATTTGAGATTAGGAGACTTTGGGCTGGCAGCGAAGTTGGAAACTGTTGAGCAGAGAAAAAAGTGAGTGTAGCTACTTTCATtgtaaataacattaaatagATGTTCAATGATCTaacataatatatatgtatatttttaaacaggACCATCTGTGGGACTCCAAACTACTTGGCACCAGAGGTCTTAAACAGACAAGGCCATGGGACGGAGTCAGATGTTTGGTCACTAGGTTGCGTAATGTAAGTTTTATCGAAATGCATTCCTAATCTTATCACCtatttaacaataaataaatatatttaatttacaaAGCTTATATTGAAGAACAAAGTGTGTGGTATTATCTCTAATAAGCTTTTTACTATTTAGGTACACGCTGCTTTGTGGAAATCCGCCTTTTGAAACCTTAGACTTGAAAGAGACCTACAAATGTATTAAAGAAGTGAAATACACCCTTCCTCAGTCTCTCACTCCAGCTGCACAAAAGCTGATCTCTGCTGTCCTACAGAAAAACCCAAGTGATCGACTCACTCTGGATCAGATACTGGCACACGAGTATTTCACAAAGGTTGGTGCGCTCACTTGGATGAGTCATCTTGTGTGTTTCTATTGCAGTCATATTGATCTTAttaaccattttttttcttcacCAAAAATCTAGGGCTACACTCCAGAAAAACTCCCTCCGAGTAGCTGCGTGATGGCACCTGAACTGAACCCGCCCAGTCCTGCCAAGAAATTCTTCACCAAGATGGCGAAGAGCCTCTTCGGCAAGAAGAAATCTAAAGGTTTGTACCTGCTTTAATATGCTCTCTTGATATTTAATCTGTTTTTGGAAGAATTTGACTATAATGGTGTGAAATGTGATTGCAGTGGTTGAGAAGACCCCATGTGAGGAGAAAGATGACATCTCAAAACTGGTGTCGGGCATGGTCAAGCACTCCATCGGTCGACAGATGAGCTACAAGACTATGGGTGTGAATGAGGTATTGATGTTTTCACTTTTGTAGAAAGTCATATCTGTTGCTCATTGagctttgttttaaatcaaactTTCTTATATTCAGGCCACATCCCCAACGGTTCAACTTGCAAGCTCCGGTCCTCAGGACACCCCAGCCGAGGAGGAGTCTAGGAAATCTGCATCCCGTTCCTTTAAAGGCACCGTCGCTAGCAGCACTGATGGTAGGTGACCTTAATTTAAGTTAGTTTGCATAGACCTACAGCAAATAGATTTGTGTGAACATCTTCCAATGTTATTGTACTTAAAGTAAATCCTTGACTTTTCCCTTAGCTTCCGATGATATCCCAACCCCTGCTGCCGTCGCCGAGTCTGCCATGAAAGTTCTCAACAACTGCTTGTCTTCCATGCCGACAGGTTTGTTCCCACACTGAGTTCGCACTAAAGTGCAAGAGTTTGCTTTGACTGTTGTGCATGCTCAAATATTTTCCTTTCCCCCTCCAGCTTCAAGAAACCCACCGTGTCTTTCTAAACCCAAGCCTTTCGTCTGGGTAACCAAGTGGGTGGACTACTCCAACAAATACGGCTTCGGTTACCAGCTCTCAAATCACAACGTTGGCGTCCTCTTCAATGAAGGCACTCACCTGAGCTTGTGTGACCAACGCAGGTACGAAAACGAGGTCTTTTCCTTTTTTCCGTCCCCCTCATGGCTCCAGTTTGGCATTTGTCTGAAGGTTTTTGGAGTGTATGTGGGTCAATGAAAGCTCAGAGTCTCAAAACAAATCTTTAAATAGGCCATGTTTCGACATATTTGTGTTAAGTAGCTTTAGTATGTGTGAGCGTGTAATACTTAACCGGctgcttttttatttaacagaaCTGTACGTTACTGTTTGACAAACAACAAACACTTTACCTTCCCGGCTGAGGCGTTGCCAGAGAAGCTCCAGAGTCAAAAACACATAGTGGATTTGATGGCTAACTACATGGAGCAGAACTTGATGGAGGTGGGTCCAGAATCTTAAATGCACCTTCAGTGAGGTCTAGGTTTATAttgcaaagtttttttcgatACTAAATTAGTCTCATGTCTCTAGGGTGGAGACATCAACTGTGATGACCAACCACCTCCAAGCTCATCTCCATTATTGCTGCAGTGGATTAAGACTGATCACGCCTTAGTCATGCTCTTTGACAACCGAACCCTACAGGTAAGCCAGTGACGCTAACGTTTTTCGTTAGGATGATTGAAACCCATTTTGAATACCTCCATTCATGCTTTGTTCTCAAACAGGTGAACTTTTACACGGATCACACGAAGGTCATCTTAAGCAAGAACTCGGACTCGTCATACCTGCTGACGTTTATTAGCAAGGATCGCACCTCTTATTCTTATCCTCTGAGCGTGCTGTCCGAATGGGGCTGCTCCTCTGAGCTTCGTCAGCGGCTTCATTACGTGGTACAGCTTCTTCAGCACTACACCAACGCGTAACGGACCTTACAAACCCGTGGAAGCGCCGTTCCACTTTGTATTCGATTTGCTGCTTAATGCTTCATTTTCAGAAGCAAAGAAAGACTAATGAAACGAAATTAGGGGGAAAAGCTTCCACATTGCCACGAAGATCTCCTGTCCTTGGCCCTCAGCTGGCCTCTTTGAACTATGGTGCACTATTTTGATTTCTATTTCTTTGATTTCGCAACTGAGCCCACACCGACCGTATCACACTACCAGATTGACTCACAGTGTGCACGACCAAAATCCGAGCCtgttatttttagtttttagctGGACTGAAGTGCAGATGGCATAAAACTCACCGGGTTCTTAAGCGACTGGCTTTGC from Paramisgurnus dabryanus chromosome 6, PD_genome_1.1, whole genome shotgun sequence encodes the following:
- the plk3 gene encoding serine/threonine-protein kinase PLK3; this translates as MDTDCFTTAQRFSCKMMNPDLFKPSPDRPQAAQPAAKPNRSKTEHVKPELAQVVVDAKTGRSYTKGKLLGKGGFARCYEMTDLASNKMYAVKVIPQSRVSKPHQREKIINEIELHKSLHHKHVVKFSHHFEDQDNIYIFLELCSRKSLAHIWKARHTLTDPEVRYYLKQIISALKYLHNKGILHRDLKLGNFFVNENMDLRLGDFGLAAKLETVEQRKKTICGTPNYLAPEVLNRQGHGTESDVWSLGCVMYTLLCGNPPFETLDLKETYKCIKEVKYTLPQSLTPAAQKLISAVLQKNPSDRLTLDQILAHEYFTKGYTPEKLPPSSCVMAPELNPPSPAKKFFTKMAKSLFGKKKSKVVEKTPCEEKDDISKLVSGMVKHSIGRQMSYKTMGVNEATSPTVQLASSGPQDTPAEEESRKSASRSFKGTVASSTDASDDIPTPAAVAESAMKVLNNCLSSMPTASRNPPCLSKPKPFVWVTKWVDYSNKYGFGYQLSNHNVGVLFNEGTHLSLCDQRRTVRYCLTNNKHFTFPAEALPEKLQSQKHIVDLMANYMEQNLMEGGDINCDDQPPPSSSPLLLQWIKTDHALVMLFDNRTLQVNFYTDHTKVILSKNSDSSYLLTFISKDRTSYSYPLSVLSEWGCSSELRQRLHYVVQLLQHYTNA
- the cacybp gene encoding calcyclin-binding protein, with the protein product MDINEVISGLESDAKEITSLLEKCERQRVKDVLIQEQKKIEKELTHKRQIKEQQAKKDSGETRDTALKGYTVKINNYGWDQSEKFVKIYITLKGVHTIPAENVETSFTERGFIVLVKDLDGKNHQMTVNNLLYPIVVTESSKKIKTDMVLIMCKKKSTKKWDCLTQVEKQSKEKDKPNMDENADPSAGLMNVLKKIYTDGDDEMKRTINKAWVESQEKKAKGDEFDFSA